The stretch of DNA ATTTCTTAGCAAAGCTTGGACGGCGGTTCGTGCCTGTGACGCTGGTCACGATCTTGGACCGAACCGAGTCATGTGAGACAGACCCCGGACGTCCGATCCATGCTcgcaccgccgcgccacacCGCCGACAAAAAGTTGCGGAAGCAATGGCGAACTCAGTGCGCTAAGTACCTAGGAGTAGAATCGACCACTTTAGGCGTCGTGCTGATGAACAGCTCATTTTCTTCAGTGGACGGTCATCGAGCGAAAATAGGGCGCTCCAACCAATCTGCCGGATCTTGCGATTCCAGCCACGCCAGCCCCCGCCCAGTTGGCAACGTTCAGTGCACACATCAGGCGGCAAAATGGAGCCGCAACTTTTCATCACGACCTACTCCGATTCCAGACGGTGACAAAGCACGATGAGGGAGCAAACATTGCGTAAACAGTTCAGGCGCTGAATGCACCAATTCATCATTGATTTGCCGAGCGATCCCCTTGCAAGTCAAGAGGTCTGTATCTGACATGCCGATATGACGCCAACCAAAACCCTAATGCCAACCCACCAACCGCTTAAGCCTCAGACTGGAAAGCCTCGGGGAAGCGGCGCATGTTGTACTCGAGAGGGCCGTGGTTGCTGAGGAACTGAACGTAAGCACCGTCGACCTTGACACGGCCGGCAGCCTTGCGCTCGAGGTAGTCCTCGCGACGGAGGGGAGTGAAACCCCAGTTCTTGGAAATGATGATCTTTTGGCGGCCGGGGAACTTGTACTGCGATCGTCGGAGAGCCTCCAGAGCGAGGCCACGGTCTACCCACGGGGTTAGTATTTGCTGATCAAGGACAAGAAATGCGGGCAACATACTAGAGTCGCGAGTACGAACGCTCATGATGATCTGACCAATGTTGACACGGGCGACAGTGCCGTTGGGCTTGCCCCAGGCACCACGCATACCCGTCTGCAGTCTATCGGCACCAGCGCACGACAACATCTTGTTGATACGGACGACGTGGAAGGGGTGAGCGCGGACGCGCAGGTGGAAGCCCTCCTTGCCGGTGTGCTTGACGAGGTACTTGTTGGCGCAAATACGCGCAGCCTCGAGGGCTTCGGAGCTCAGCTGCTCATACTCGTTGGAGACGAGGTGGATGCAGAGAGGGAAGTCGTCGACGTTCGCACGCTTTCGGCCGAGATCGAAGATGCGGATCTTGGGGTCAGGTACACCGCGGTTGAACCGAGACTTGGGGAACGGCTATTTGAGAAGAGCATGTCAGTAAAGATGATCTTCATCATACATGGTGACGACATCGTCACCCGGGAAAATCATTCTCGGCTTGTTCGCCAAGCACATCAACGTTTTTGAGTCGAAGATGAAGCCTCGCGCAACGTGGGAAGTCGTCAAAGACTTGGATTCTCACCTTGTTCTTGCAGTAACGGTAGCAACGAGCAGGACGACGCGCCATCTTGTCGGATTGTGCTGATCTGTCCTAGAGTCGGTGATGTGTTGGGGGAGGATGCGGCCAGCGAAAAGAAGCGGACTGCCCGTTCTTCAGAATGCGCACCACTTTGATTTCAAAGCATTCTTGGTCAGCCCACAGTGGTGCATGTCGCTTAAACCGCGGGGCTTTAGGGCTCAGCCAATTCGAGCGATCTCATTTAATTGGCCATCAGAGCCAGCCCTGACCCGCAATTTTCTATCCACCCAAAATCAGAAAAACTTAACCACCAAGTTGCGACTAACTGGTCTTCGTCGTCCGCATCACCCAGCATCGTCAAatttcgtcgtcgccagccgcccaATACCGACACAATGGCCCCTcagaagaagagcaagaagGATGCCAACAGCATCAACTCTAAGTTGGCGCTGGTCATGAAGTCCGGCAAGGGTGTGTTTGCGCCTCCATACCTCCGCAACCGCAATTGATATGGGTGCTAACGAAGACACGCACAGTCACTCTTGGCTACAAGTCCACGCTGAAGAGCCTTCGTTccggcaaggccaagctgaTCATCATCGCTGGCAacacccctcccctccgcAAGAGCGAGCTGGAGTACTACTCCATGCTGTCCAAGGCTCCCATCCACCACTTCGGCGGCAACAACGTAAGTTCACCCGAATTGTGATTCACAGtgcgatgccggcctcgtcaagCCTGGCTGCTTCTCGCGAGCAAGTCTCTGCTTAGCAGGAACCAAGCGTTCTTAGCGATCTGCCCAGAGAAAAAGTCGTTTCGACTTTGGAGGGTTCACCTTGGCTTACTCTTTACGCTGCAGATTGAGCTCGGCACCGCTTGCGGTAAGCTCTTCCGCTGCTCCACCATGGCCATCCTCGATGCTGGTGACTCCGACATCCTGAGCGACCAGCAGGCGTAAGTTCCCGCAAGGGAGCTCTGCATTTTTCGGCGTTCGGGGTAAAACGGGTTCACGGGCACTTGAGGGTATACCAGTCAATGTTATGCGATCACGAGCGACTTGATCAGAGGGATCTTTCGGCCTTGCACGGCCGCAAGTAGTCCCTCTCTGCATGTGCTGCAGCTTCTCTGTATTATGAGGAGCTGTTATCACTGGAGATGGTCACCTCGCTAAATTAAGAATAAATCTGATGACCTTTTTTACTCCCCGCCACCGATACTGCCCTTTATGTTTCGTCTCAATTGTGAATGTTGGCAGGGCAGCCGCCGAGACTATTTGCTCGTGGCTGttggttgttgttgccctTATGTCATTGTTTTGAATGATGACGGTCCACATGTCTCGGGCTCCGTGCAACATTTGATGCGCGACTCTAGGCCTAGACGTGCGCAAGCAAAGACCCTCGTCATATCACGCCCTGGTAGTAAATCATGccctacgaagtactttgtTCATTTCAATAATAGGTAGTGTAATAGAAGGGCGTGCTTCACTACTCGCAATTTCGACATTCCACAAAGCAGTCATGCCGCTCAATCTCGCCGAACAAGAGCAATGTCCAAGCGAAGCTGTTCGCCAACCTTGGTACGTCAAAACGTGGGCAAATTGACGGCGGGTATGTCACGCGGAAGGACCGATCGGATCATCTCTCTAGTAGTCGTTCCCCGCGACTGCTCGGTAATCGGACGCGCGGGCAGTCGAGATGACCGCCCTGGGGCTGCCAATTCGCTGAGGCAGTGTGATACGTTGGTGGCTTGCGGAGCCGAGGACCGAGTACAAAGTATGTGGGTTTGTCGCAGGGCTGATGCTTGAGCCGTGAAGCTGCTGTCACGCATGTCCAGAGTACTACACGCTGCCTGCAGATATATAACGCCGAGCCAGCGCGGTGCGCGGGCGTCCTTCAGCCCGGTATCGATCACAAGCACAACCAGCTCCCGAGGCACTCTGGGCGCCCGCAGAGAACGCCTTGGTGATCAGAAAGGTACTCATTGGTACCGTCTTGATGCTCAGGAGGGTGGCCTGTCAAGCAGGGAGATCCCGTGGCCGACTATCTCAGGAGCCTTGGGGGCCTGAGATTAAGCCCGGAGGACGCTAGCTCCATGTGGCCTGGCCACCCCCTGCGCGGCCCTCCATATCCTGGGCGGACTGGTCGCGGTGATTATAGGGGGTCTGCACCAAGTGtccagcggcgcgaggcggccagcagccctCAACCGTggagggtggtgggtggtcATCCATCCAGTGAACCGGAGGAACCTGTGACTAGGCGCTGACCATCCTCCATTCCGAAGCCCGTGGACCCTTTTCTCTCCATCAACAACAAAGCAATAACCCATATCTTCAGCAGCCACGCACCTCGTCAGTTGCTGCATAATTGCTCCGTCGTCTTCTGGGCTTTTCACCCTCTTCTCCCGCGTTGCCCCCCGGGTCCAAACGCACTGACGCTGTTCACGAGTCAGGTGGAGCCCAGGCACCCCCAAATCGGTGGGCAGGCGAGAAGGGACAGGCATTGTGGCATCTTGAACGACAGCCACCGCTTGCGATCCTCGACACATGCACCACCTCCCCCGGTACTTACTGTACACGACTGTACGATTGCAACACTCAGCTGTACACTGACTGCACTGCTACCCGCATACTTATTGGGGCGCAACATCAAGTAGCGCCGCGTCCTGCTTCCTTGCGGTTCTTCCGTAGCCCCCAACAACGCACGCCCCGGCGCAACTCCTCCAAACAAAACCGAGCGATATGTCGACATCGGCTTCCAAGAAGCCGCCATCTGGCGGTGTAGGGCGCGTGTCAACGGCCGATAacggcgcctcctcgccgggcaCATCACCAGCGCGCAATGCGCAACGGTCATCAACGCCAACGGCCCACGCTCGAACCCGATCcgtccgaggcggcgcgccagtGTCggcccgcgctgccgctgcacgtCGAGACAGCAGCGCCTTGGGGAGCGCCGAATCCGATG from Purpureocillium takamizusanense chromosome 6, complete sequence encodes:
- the RPL10 gene encoding 60S ribosomal protein L10 (COG:J~BUSCO:EOG092648Q0~EggNog:ENOG503NXSP), yielding MARRPARCYRYCKNKPFPKSRFNRGVPDPKIRIFDLGRKRANVDDFPLCIHLVSNEYEQLSSEALEAARICANKYLVKHTGKEGFHLRVRAHPFHVVRINKMLSCAGADRLQTGMRGAWGKPNGTVARVNIGQIIMSVRTRDSNRGLALEALRRSQYKFPGRQKIIISKNWGFTPLRREDYLERKAAGRVKVDGAYVQFLSNHGPLEYNMRRFPEAFQSEA
- the RPL30 gene encoding 60S ribosomal protein L30 (COG:J~EggNog:ENOG503P3X3): MAPQKKSKKDANSINSKLALVMKSGKVTLGYKSTLKSLRSGKAKLIIIAGNTPPLRKSELEYYSMLSKAPIHHFGGNNIELGTACGKLFRCSTMAILDAGDSDILSDQQA